A region from the Streptosporangium sp. NBC_01756 genome encodes:
- a CDS encoding MauE/DoxX family redox-associated membrane protein: protein MLYLMIACQALLAGVFVIALAGKVRGRAALDEFVASIVALGMFSRARSVVAAYAVLGAEAVVILALVLPYTLLFGFVAATALLIVLTAGISAALRRGRLTPCRCFGASVTPLGRTHVVRNLVLVAVGCIGFAAGAAAGGAGSAAHPAGVALALAAAAVGALIVVRLDDLIGLFATSVSPR, encoded by the coding sequence ATGCTCTATCTGATGATCGCATGCCAGGCGTTGCTGGCCGGCGTCTTCGTGATCGCGCTGGCGGGCAAGGTTCGCGGGCGGGCGGCGCTCGACGAGTTCGTGGCCTCGATCGTGGCTCTCGGGATGTTCTCGCGCGCGAGGTCCGTGGTGGCGGCGTACGCCGTGCTGGGGGCGGAGGCCGTGGTGATCCTCGCACTCGTGCTGCCGTACACCTTGCTTTTTGGCTTCGTGGCGGCGACGGCGTTGCTCATCGTCCTGACCGCCGGTATCTCGGCCGCCTTGCGACGGGGACGGCTCACGCCGTGCCGGTGCTTCGGTGCTTCGGTCACCCCGCTGGGCCGGACACACGTGGTGCGCAATCTCGTTCTGGTGGCGGTCGGCTGTATCGGGTTCGCGGCCGGTGCCGCCGCCGGCGGCGCCGGGTCCGCGGCGCACCCGGCCGGTGTCGCCCTCGCGTTGGCCGCCGCCGCCGTGGGCGCCCTGATCGTGGTGCGCCTCGACGACCTGATCGGCCTGTTCGCCACTTCCGTCTCGCCGCGCTGA
- a CDS encoding AfsR/SARP family transcriptional regulator: MRIEVDGSPVQITAPKQRTVLAMLLARAGHVVPVRSLVAEVWDERPPHSAVANLRTYLMQLRRLVPSADDPADERLVTTEAGYLLRVEPAEFDLSQFEALLGYGRQALARQDLGTAQDAYARALALWRGTAAEDVPLGPALREVIARLTDQYLSAVEEHTEIQLMLGGHTKAVRRLRELIGQHPLRERLYGQLMVALYRCGDVVGALDVFGMARRVLAEELGLDPGPDLRRLQQAVLRRDADLLSPDRPPTGGNNVVTGASDGRLRPRQLPREPRVFVGRSTELARMLTVLRGHPQAGGEPPVLALHGPGGVGKSTLALRAAYAVADRYTDGQLYVDLQGSTPGLPPLEPAEVLGRFLRALGVPHGDIPAAPAEAATHYQSLLAGRRVLIVLDNAVDAAQVAPLVPASGGCAALVTSRAALTTMEAVRVAVEVLDEADSVRMLAQLAGQSRVTAEAEAAAGITRRCGYHPLALRIAGARLAARPDWSLERFGERLRSRQRRLDELQAADLAVRSCFEISYEMLRSGVSAAARAFRLFGVLDVPEVSVELAAALLDVEPKVAEAALDELTEVRLLEPVGDGRFRMHDLLRLFAAELAVAEDPPADRVRAVRRALDWYLDRCRQVSDLVEPHLRPQVGPPDGRDAGVAFRSPAQAVRWFETEVPCLVAAVTQAATGEPDVARFVTDLMPLVRVRAMKYGHWREFETMTRLAVEVARRHGDRTGEAFTLTTLGVVEWRTGRTDAARDCLHRALGLRRGLGDQEAEGLALHNLGWLSMRTGDLDDALGHITAGLRLIEAHGSNRAGMVRHNLGEVLLRLGRSPEAADCFERCLSVRRADRDLLGESITLAALGRAYCLLDRRGEALATFEDALSRCRETGNREDEWEVLLSRSEIWLRNGDLAAAVADLAQALELTAQVGDTYGQAAATRQFARVRAALGDSYAAAEDARRAEELFAMPGMRRDPVLEMLLTARL; the protein is encoded by the coding sequence ATGCGGATCGAGGTCGACGGCTCACCCGTACAGATCACGGCACCGAAACAACGCACCGTCCTCGCCATGCTGCTCGCACGTGCCGGGCACGTCGTCCCGGTCCGTTCACTGGTGGCCGAGGTGTGGGACGAACGACCGCCCCACTCGGCGGTGGCGAACCTGCGCACCTACCTCATGCAGCTGCGCAGGCTGGTGCCTTCCGCCGATGATCCGGCCGACGAGCGGCTGGTCACCACGGAGGCCGGCTACCTGCTGCGGGTCGAGCCGGCCGAGTTCGATCTCTCCCAGTTCGAGGCCCTGCTCGGGTACGGTCGCCAGGCGTTGGCCCGCCAGGACCTCGGCACCGCACAGGACGCGTACGCCCGGGCTCTCGCACTGTGGCGAGGAACGGCGGCCGAGGACGTGCCGCTGGGGCCGGCCCTGCGGGAGGTGATCGCCCGGCTCACCGACCAGTATCTGAGCGCGGTGGAGGAGCACACGGAGATCCAGCTCATGCTGGGCGGGCACACGAAGGCGGTCAGGCGGCTGCGCGAGCTGATCGGGCAGCATCCGCTGCGGGAGCGGCTGTACGGCCAGCTGATGGTGGCGTTGTACCGGTGCGGCGACGTGGTCGGTGCGCTGGACGTATTCGGGATGGCTCGCCGGGTCCTGGCCGAGGAACTCGGGCTCGACCCCGGACCGGACCTGCGCCGGCTGCAACAGGCGGTCCTGCGCCGGGACGCGGATCTGCTGTCGCCGGACAGGCCGCCGACCGGTGGGAACAACGTGGTCACCGGAGCCTCGGACGGGCGCCTGCGGCCACGTCAACTGCCACGGGAGCCGAGGGTGTTCGTCGGCCGGTCGACCGAGCTCGCCCGGATGCTCACCGTGCTGCGTGGTCATCCGCAGGCGGGTGGCGAACCGCCGGTCCTGGCGCTGCACGGCCCCGGCGGGGTCGGCAAGTCGACGCTGGCGCTACGGGCGGCGTACGCCGTGGCCGATCGCTACACCGACGGTCAGCTCTACGTCGACCTGCAGGGATCGACTCCGGGCCTGCCGCCATTGGAGCCCGCCGAGGTGCTCGGCCGCTTCCTGCGGGCTCTGGGAGTGCCGCACGGCGACATCCCCGCGGCGCCGGCGGAAGCGGCCACCCATTACCAGTCGCTGCTGGCCGGCCGGCGAGTCCTGATCGTTCTCGACAACGCCGTCGACGCCGCCCAGGTCGCGCCGCTGGTGCCGGCGAGCGGCGGCTGCGCGGCGCTGGTCACCAGCCGGGCGGCGCTGACCACCATGGAGGCCGTGCGGGTCGCCGTCGAGGTGCTCGACGAGGCGGACTCGGTGCGGATGCTCGCGCAGCTGGCGGGTCAGTCGCGAGTGACGGCCGAGGCCGAGGCGGCGGCCGGCATCACCCGCCGGTGCGGTTATCACCCACTGGCGTTGCGCATCGCCGGCGCCCGTCTGGCCGCCCGCCCCGATTGGTCGCTTGAGCGGTTCGGCGAGCGGCTGCGGAGCCGGCAGCGTCGCCTGGACGAGTTGCAGGCCGCTGACCTGGCCGTCCGATCCTGTTTTGAGATCAGCTACGAAATGCTGAGGAGCGGCGTGAGCGCGGCGGCGCGCGCCTTCCGGCTGTTCGGAGTGCTCGATGTGCCGGAGGTCAGCGTTGAGCTCGCCGCCGCGCTGCTCGACGTCGAGCCGAAGGTGGCCGAGGCGGCGCTCGACGAGCTGACGGAGGTTCGCCTGCTGGAGCCGGTCGGCGACGGGCGATTTCGCATGCACGACCTCCTCAGGCTGTTCGCCGCCGAGCTGGCCGTGGCCGAGGACCCGCCGGCTGACCGGGTACGGGCCGTCCGGCGCGCACTGGACTGGTACCTCGATCGGTGCCGGCAGGTGAGCGACCTGGTGGAACCGCACTTGCGGCCACAAGTGGGCCCGCCGGACGGACGGGACGCAGGCGTGGCCTTCCGGAGCCCCGCGCAGGCGGTGCGGTGGTTCGAAACCGAGGTGCCGTGCCTGGTCGCGGCCGTCACCCAGGCGGCGACGGGGGAGCCCGACGTCGCTCGCTTCGTCACCGATCTGATGCCGCTGGTCAGAGTTCGGGCGATGAAGTACGGCCACTGGCGGGAGTTTGAGACCATGACCCGGCTCGCCGTCGAGGTGGCGCGGCGGCATGGTGACAGGACCGGTGAGGCGTTCACACTGACGACGCTGGGGGTGGTGGAATGGCGCACCGGCCGGACCGACGCCGCTCGCGACTGCCTGCACCGCGCCCTCGGACTCCGGCGCGGCCTGGGCGACCAGGAGGCCGAAGGGCTGGCGCTGCACAACCTCGGCTGGCTGAGCATGCGCACCGGTGATCTCGATGACGCCCTCGGCCACATCACCGCGGGGCTGCGGCTGATCGAGGCACATGGATCGAACCGGGCCGGCATGGTCAGGCACAACCTGGGCGAAGTCCTGCTCCGGCTCGGCCGTTCGCCAGAGGCGGCCGATTGCTTCGAACGGTGCCTGTCCGTTCGGAGGGCGGACCGTGACCTGCTCGGGGAGAGCATCACCTTGGCCGCGCTCGGCCGTGCCTACTGCCTGCTCGATCGTCGCGGCGAGGCACTGGCCACGTTCGAGGACGCGCTGAGCCGCTGCCGGGAGACCGGTAACCGGGAGGATGAGTGGGAGGTGCTGCTCAGCAGGTCCGAGATCTGGCTACGGAACGGTGATCTCGCCGCGGCTGTGGCCGACCTGGCCCAGGCGCTGGAGCTGACCGCTCAGGTCGGTGACACCTACGGCCAGGCCGCCGCCACTCGCCAGTTCGCCAGGGTGCGTGCCGCGCTGGGCGACTCGTATGCGGCGGCGGAGGACGCCCGCAGGGCCGAGGAGCTCTTCGCGATGCCCGGAATGCGGCGCGATCCGGTGCTGGAGATGCTGCTCACCGCCCGGTTGTAG
- a CDS encoding S26 family signal peptidase, which translates to MITVDGTSMMPTLTDGDRVLVRRRRLDQLSRGDVVVLEPPLDPSGRYMPGPSGPDGRRWNIKRVAALPGDPVPAGVTAGAGVALVPSGAMVVLGDNPAASVDSRQRGFFPADQMLGVALRRLGGSAL; encoded by the coding sequence GTGATCACCGTTGACGGAACGAGCATGATGCCGACGCTGACCGACGGCGACCGCGTCCTGGTGCGGCGGCGACGGCTCGATCAGCTGAGCCGGGGCGATGTCGTCGTGCTCGAGCCTCCGCTGGATCCTTCCGGTCGGTACATGCCCGGGCCGTCCGGTCCGGACGGCCGACGCTGGAACATCAAACGGGTCGCCGCGTTGCCCGGTGATCCGGTGCCGGCGGGGGTCACGGCCGGTGCCGGCGTGGCTCTGGTGCCTTCCGGGGCGATGGTGGTCCTCGGTGACAACCCGGCGGCCAGTGTCGACTCCCGGCAGCGGGGGTTCTTTCCCGCGGACCAGATGCTCGGCGTCGCGCTGCGCCGGTTGGGCGGGTCGGCCCTGTAG
- a CDS encoding cyclase family protein: MPTQDDVLGYFNTLSNWGRWGDDDELGTLNHITDDVRLAAARAVRHGRSVSCAWEVAVPEDMERSTTTCPCAADMPGAENMPVPEFHNDRRWGFSSERLGITFHGNTLTHVDSPCHIFWDGAMYNGRSHSLVDAATGSAWAAVTAAANGIITRGVLLDITRVRDVPWLEPGQGVFPDDLEEAERRQGVRVRSGDAVLLRTGYGRARHEAGEAGGFTQAGWHASCLPWLHERQVALIGADTPQDVQPSGYDDVLMPVHAVSLVAMGLWMLDNCDLEACARTAAELGQWDFHLAVAPVRFAGTSGSPVNPIATF; encoded by the coding sequence ATGCCTACCCAAGACGACGTGCTCGGATATTTCAACACGCTGTCGAACTGGGGTCGGTGGGGCGACGACGACGAGCTCGGCACTCTGAACCACATCACCGACGACGTCCGGCTGGCGGCGGCGCGGGCCGTGCGCCACGGCAGGAGCGTGTCGTGCGCATGGGAGGTTGCCGTACCGGAAGACATGGAGCGGTCGACGACGACGTGCCCGTGCGCCGCCGACATGCCGGGTGCCGAGAACATGCCGGTGCCCGAATTCCACAACGACCGGCGCTGGGGCTTTTCGTCCGAGCGGCTCGGCATCACGTTCCACGGCAACACCCTCACCCACGTCGACTCGCCGTGCCACATCTTCTGGGACGGCGCGATGTACAACGGGCGGTCGCACTCGCTGGTCGACGCCGCAACGGGATCGGCGTGGGCGGCCGTCACGGCGGCGGCGAACGGGATCATCACCCGTGGTGTCCTGCTGGACATCACGAGGGTCCGCGATGTGCCGTGGTTGGAACCGGGGCAGGGTGTGTTTCCCGACGACCTCGAGGAGGCCGAGCGTCGCCAGGGAGTACGGGTGCGATCCGGCGATGCGGTACTCCTGCGGACCGGCTATGGCCGCGCCCGGCACGAGGCCGGTGAGGCCGGCGGTTTCACGCAGGCCGGCTGGCACGCGTCCTGCCTGCCGTGGCTGCATGAACGGCAGGTCGCGCTGATCGGCGCTGACACCCCCCAGGACGTTCAGCCGTCGGGATACGACGACGTGTTGATGCCGGTTCACGCCGTGAGCCTCGTCGCGATGGGTCTGTGGATGCTCGACAACTGCGACCTGGAGGCGTGCGCGAGGACGGCTGCCGAGCTCGGCCAGTGGGACTTCCACCTCGCAGTCGCGCCGGTCCGCTTCGCCGGCACGTCCGGCAGCCCGGTCAACCCGATCGCCACATTCTGA
- a CDS encoding MFS transporter, with product MSAVAFGTFLLVTAEQLPIGLLGPVGSALSVSEGAAGLMVTVPSIVAAVAAPSVPVLVGRMDRRLLLVALMGLMTLANLASALAPNYPLLITARVLVGVAIGGFWAIAGGLAVRLVPAPLVPRATAIIFGGVGAANVFGVPIGTMVGGLASWRIAFGALSALALVVLVALLAVLPPLTAAQPVGLRRLADQFRNQDVRIGILATFLIVTGHFAAYTFISPVLQDLSGIDEQLVGPLLFGFGLAGVAGNFIAGAAVAKRLHRTVLTIAVALGVTVLLYPIAGLTAAGGVALLVVWGLVYGGVSTSLQMWMMKSAPQAIEEASALWVAVFNLSIGLGALAGGAIVDALPLQSILWLAGGLVLVAGLAVWSARRNDGLR from the coding sequence GTGTCCGCCGTGGCCTTCGGCACATTTCTCCTGGTGACGGCCGAGCAGCTCCCCATCGGGCTACTCGGCCCCGTCGGATCGGCACTGTCGGTTTCCGAGGGCGCGGCGGGCTTGATGGTCACAGTCCCCAGCATCGTCGCCGCCGTCGCGGCGCCATCGGTCCCGGTGCTCGTCGGCAGGATGGATCGCCGGCTCTTGCTCGTCGCCTTGATGGGACTCATGACGCTCGCCAACCTGGCCTCCGCCCTGGCCCCGAACTATCCGCTCCTGATCACCGCCCGCGTGCTGGTCGGGGTGGCGATCGGCGGGTTCTGGGCCATCGCCGGTGGGCTGGCCGTCCGGCTCGTCCCCGCCCCGCTCGTGCCGCGGGCCACGGCGATCATCTTCGGCGGCGTCGGCGCAGCGAACGTCTTCGGTGTCCCCATCGGCACGATGGTCGGCGGGCTGGCGAGCTGGCGGATCGCCTTCGGCGCGCTGAGCGCCCTCGCGCTGGTCGTGCTGGTCGCGTTGCTGGCCGTGCTGCCACCGTTGACCGCTGCTCAGCCCGTCGGCCTGCGGCGGCTGGCCGACCAGTTCCGCAACCAGGATGTCCGGATCGGCATCCTGGCGACCTTCCTGATCGTGACCGGCCACTTCGCGGCCTACACGTTCATCAGCCCCGTACTGCAGGATCTGTCCGGCATCGACGAGCAACTCGTCGGACCGCTGCTGTTCGGATTCGGCCTGGCCGGCGTCGCCGGAAACTTCATCGCGGGTGCCGCCGTGGCGAAGCGGCTCCATCGGACGGTCCTCACCATCGCCGTCGCCTTGGGGGTGACCGTGCTGCTCTACCCCATAGCAGGGCTCACCGCTGCGGGCGGGGTGGCGCTGCTCGTCGTCTGGGGCCTGGTGTACGGCGGGGTCTCCACGAGCCTCCAGATGTGGATGATGAAGTCCGCGCCACAAGCGATCGAGGAAGCCTCCGCTCTGTGGGTGGCGGTGTTCAACCTCTCGATCGGTCTCGGCGCGCTGGCCGGCGGCGCAATCGTCGATGCCCTGCCACTCCAGAGCATCCTGTGGCTCGCCGGTGGTCTCGTCCTGGTGGCCGGGCTGGCAGTGTGGAGTGCACGCCGAAACGACGGTCTTCGATGA
- a CDS encoding TetR/AcrR family transcriptional regulator: protein MARPREFDEQDVIAKATDLFWRRGYNATSVRDLGAELRLKQSSLYRTFNDKRTLFLRALDHYRATESTQAEEQLGAPGPSLEILREWLIWMISHEAGRGCFVVNTAAELGTTDPDVRQKTEDAFEVTRKTLASLLRRGIRDGDLPAALDIDAAVELLFTTVLGLRVRERAGHDPQRLATAIDFTIKTLATSAT from the coding sequence ATGGCACGGCCCAGAGAGTTCGACGAGCAAGACGTGATCGCCAAAGCGACCGACCTGTTCTGGCGTCGCGGCTACAACGCCACCTCCGTCCGCGACCTGGGCGCCGAGCTCAGACTCAAGCAAAGCAGCCTGTATCGCACCTTCAACGACAAGCGCACACTGTTCTTACGGGCCCTGGACCACTACCGGGCGACGGAGTCCACGCAGGCCGAAGAGCAGCTCGGCGCCCCCGGCCCCAGCCTCGAGATCCTGCGGGAGTGGCTGATCTGGATGATCAGCCACGAGGCCGGTCGCGGCTGCTTCGTGGTCAATACGGCTGCCGAACTCGGCACCACCGACCCCGACGTCCGGCAAAAGACCGAGGACGCGTTCGAAGTCACCAGGAAAACCCTCGCGTCACTGCTACGCCGCGGCATCCGCGACGGCGACCTGCCCGCCGCATTGGACATCGACGCCGCAGTGGAACTGCTGTTCACGACGGTGCTTGGACTACGCGTACGCGAACGCGCAGGACACGACCCCCAACGACTCGCCACGGCAATCGACTTCACGATCAAAACGCTCGCGACATCCGCGACCTGA
- a CDS encoding serine hydrolase domain-containing protein, protein MNTQATTPADLIVPGQAEVQRLLETAVIEQGYPGAITEIRNGTQQWFGSAGVADTATGRPRTPQEQFRVGSITKTFTATLVLQLAAEYRLSLDDAVEKWLPGLVQGNGHDGGKITIRQLLNHTSGIFAYTLDEGMLGRYWTPKLLEHRFDKLTPEDLVKIAVSSPADFQPGQDWGYSNTNFVLAAMIIEKAAGMSYADAVAYRITRPLKLTGTYAPGEETGFRGPHTSSYSKLMLPDADAPAHDVTELSPSYAFGVGEIVSTASDLNTFLGALLGGRLLPPAQQSEMFTMTPVPDGKWLDGYSYGLGISSVTLPCGTTVYGHGGMITGTWSYLYGTRDGKRVVTQNVNGDWGMPPVGLFIDVLDAAFRPAA, encoded by the coding sequence ATGAACACCCAGGCCACCACCCCCGCAGACCTGATCGTCCCCGGCCAGGCCGAGGTTCAGCGTCTGCTGGAGACCGCCGTGATCGAGCAGGGTTACCCCGGTGCGATCACTGAGATCCGCAACGGCACGCAGCAGTGGTTCGGTTCGGCGGGCGTGGCCGACACCGCCACCGGCCGCCCGCGCACGCCGCAGGAGCAGTTCCGCGTCGGCAGCATCACCAAGACCTTCACCGCCACCCTGGTCCTGCAGCTGGCCGCCGAGTACCGGCTGAGCCTGGACGACGCGGTGGAGAAGTGGTTGCCCGGCCTGGTCCAGGGCAACGGCCACGACGGCGGCAAGATCACCATCCGGCAGCTGCTCAACCACACCAGCGGCATCTTCGCCTACACCCTCGACGAGGGCATGCTCGGGCGCTACTGGACGCCCAAGCTGCTGGAGCACCGCTTCGACAAGCTGACCCCCGAGGACTTGGTGAAGATCGCCGTCTCCTCCCCGGCCGACTTCCAGCCGGGCCAGGACTGGGGCTATTCCAACACCAACTTCGTCCTCGCCGCCATGATCATCGAAAAGGCGGCCGGCATGTCGTACGCCGACGCCGTCGCCTACCGCATCACCCGCCCGCTCAAGCTGACCGGTACCTACGCTCCCGGCGAGGAGACCGGCTTCCGCGGCCCCCATACGAGCAGCTACTCCAAGCTCATGCTGCCCGACGCCGATGCTCCGGCCCACGATGTCACCGAGCTGAGCCCGTCGTACGCCTTCGGAGTCGGCGAAATCGTCTCCACCGCCTCGGACCTCAACACCTTCCTCGGCGCTCTGCTGGGCGGCCGGCTGCTGCCGCCCGCCCAGCAGAGCGAGATGTTCACCATGACCCCGGTCCCCGACGGCAAGTGGCTGGACGGCTACAGCTACGGCCTGGGCATCTCCTCGGTCACCCTGCCCTGCGGCACCACCGTCTACGGCCACGGCGGCATGATCACCGGAACCTGGTCATACCTGTACGGCACACGAGACGGCAAGCGCGTCGTCACCCAGAACGTCAACGGCGACTGGGGCATGCCGCCTGTGGGACTGTTCATCGATGTCCTCGACGCAGCCTTCCGTCCCGCCGCCTGA
- a CDS encoding GbsR/MarR family transcriptional regulator has protein sequence MPGDRLTQQDRRQIADGLAGGLTYAEIARRLKRPTSTVTREVMRHGGPGAYHADQAQRAADRRVHHKTTTPAAARGDADVGGRDLRTVREVADQLTDLLVQGGIPQMMAKMLAALYTTDSGSLTSAELVQHLQVSPASISKAVGYLEAQELIRRERDPRRRAERYVIDDNVWYQAMVASARANALLADTARRSARTLGPTTPAGVRLENMSHFLTHVGEDLVRSAEHWRQVYAAPRRTNTGEPGVDHPHPLGPTEV, from the coding sequence GTGCCCGGAGACAGGCTCACCCAGCAAGACCGCCGTCAGATCGCCGATGGACTGGCCGGCGGGCTGACCTACGCCGAGATCGCCCGCCGCCTCAAACGGCCCACCTCGACCGTCACGCGTGAAGTGATGCGACACGGCGGCCCCGGCGCCTACCACGCCGACCAAGCCCAGCGCGCCGCCGACCGGCGCGTCCACCACAAGACCACCACCCCCGCGGCCGCACGCGGTGACGCCGACGTCGGCGGACGCGACCTGCGAACCGTGCGCGAGGTGGCCGACCAGCTCACCGACCTGCTGGTACAGGGAGGGATTCCGCAGATGATGGCCAAAATGCTGGCGGCCCTGTACACCACCGACAGCGGCAGCCTCACCTCCGCCGAACTCGTCCAGCACCTTCAGGTCAGCCCCGCCTCGATCTCCAAAGCGGTCGGCTACCTCGAAGCCCAGGAACTCATCCGGCGCGAACGCGACCCCCGGCGCCGGGCCGAGCGGTACGTCATCGACGACAACGTCTGGTACCAGGCCATGGTGGCCAGCGCCCGCGCCAACGCCCTGCTCGCCGACACCGCCCGGCGAAGCGCCCGCACCCTCGGCCCGACCACCCCCGCCGGGGTCCGGCTGGAGAACATGAGCCACTTCCTCACCCACGTCGGAGAAGACCTGGTCCGCTCGGCCGAGCACTGGCGCCAGGTCTACGCCGCCCCCAGACGAACGAACACGGGTGAGCCTGGTGTTGATCACCCTCATCCGCTTGGCCCTACAGAGGTGTAG
- a CDS encoding GntR family transcriptional regulator yields the protein MIVIDAASPVPPFEQLRAQLARQIQDRTLAVGARLPTIRHLAADLGLAVNTVGRAYRELEEAGLIETRGRAGSFVSAAGEEGRERARRAAADYAAVIASVGIDAGEAIRIVQAALTSGAAAPASS from the coding sequence ATGATCGTCATCGATGCGGCCTCGCCGGTGCCGCCGTTCGAGCAGTTGCGGGCCCAACTCGCCCGGCAGATCCAGGACCGCACGCTGGCCGTGGGTGCCCGGCTGCCGACCATCCGCCACCTGGCGGCCGACCTCGGCCTGGCCGTCAACACGGTCGGCCGGGCCTACCGGGAGCTGGAGGAGGCGGGGCTGATCGAGACGCGCGGGCGGGCGGGCTCGTTCGTGTCGGCCGCCGGCGAGGAAGGGCGGGAGCGGGCCCGCCGGGCCGCCGCCGACTACGCGGCCGTGATCGCCAGCGTCGGCATCGACGCGGGCGAGGCGATCCGCATCGTGCAGGCGGCTCTGACGTCCGGCGCGGCAGCACCGGCCTCGTCATGA
- a CDS encoding nuclear transport factor 2 family protein: MINAINERDPAHRRSLIEEAFTSDCAYTDPDDEVHGHDALDALFERLQHQAPPELRFSLLGPVDAHHQQARFTGSTGSPGRRSRWRPAGTSPSSTMAASATCTPSSTRLDPAYHRAAPEQTACSGAVPQLETCPRVRNRPQSACGHSP, from the coding sequence ATGATCAACGCGATCAACGAGCGGGATCCGGCCCACCGCCGTTCGTTGATCGAAGAAGCCTTCACATCCGACTGCGCCTACACCGACCCCGACGACGAGGTTCACGGGCATGACGCGCTCGACGCACTGTTCGAGCGGCTCCAGCATCAAGCGCCACCCGAACTGCGCTTCAGCCTGCTCGGTCCGGTCGACGCCCATCACCAACAGGCCCGCTTCACTGGCAGTACGGGATCGCCGGGACGGCGATCCCGCTGGCGACCGGCGGGGACGTCGCCGTCTTCCACGATGGCCGCATCCGCCACCTGTACGCCTTCTTCGACAAGGCTTGATCCCGCGTACCACCGGGCGGCACCCGAGCAGACAGCCTGCTCGGGTGCCGTCCCTCAGCTCGAAACCTGCCCAAGGGTGAGGAACAGACCTCAATCGGCGTGTGGTCACTCCCCTTGA
- a CDS encoding TetR family transcriptional regulator produces MPEQPQTSRGAATYQRILDAATEEFAQHGIAGARIERIVTAARTNKAQLYAYFGDKERLFDAIFLSSLERITNVVPIDADDLADWAVRLYDEYLRRPDLIRLATWTRLERRPAGHLVETHQHYDDRKLTAIAEAQAAGRVRAGDPFDIMAMVIAMSMAWSPVSNVYAASSQEPDDVHDQRRALLRDCVQNATAAGKGDASPL; encoded by the coding sequence ATGCCGGAACAGCCCCAGACCTCGCGAGGCGCCGCGACCTACCAGCGCATCCTGGACGCCGCCACCGAAGAGTTCGCCCAGCACGGTATCGCCGGGGCGCGCATCGAACGCATCGTGACGGCAGCGCGCACCAACAAGGCACAGCTCTACGCCTACTTCGGCGACAAGGAACGACTCTTCGACGCGATCTTCCTCAGCTCACTGGAGCGCATCACCAACGTCGTGCCCATCGACGCCGACGATCTCGCGGACTGGGCCGTTCGTCTCTACGACGAATACCTGCGCCGCCCCGACCTCATCCGGCTGGCGACCTGGACACGACTGGAGCGTCGGCCTGCCGGGCACCTCGTCGAGACCCACCAGCACTACGACGACCGTAAACTCACGGCCATCGCCGAGGCCCAGGCCGCCGGGCGGGTACGCGCAGGTGACCCGTTCGACATCATGGCCATGGTCATCGCCATGTCCATGGCCTGGTCACCGGTCAGCAACGTATATGCGGCCAGCAGCCAAGAACCCGATGACGTACATGACCAGCGCCGCGCCCTGCTCCGCGACTGCGTCCAAAACGCCACCGCGGCCGGTAAAGGCGACGCATCCCCCTTATGA